Proteins encoded within one genomic window of Solibaculum mannosilyticum:
- a CDS encoding V-type ATP synthase subunit K produces MIDMLGLFFALAGSAIAVILAGIGSAKGVGMVAEASAGVVVEDASKFTKLLILQVLPGTQGLYGFVVSIMILLNLNAEMSFLTGLLYFIAALPIAFGGLFSAIAQARVATSGVNIIAKKPNESGKAITSAALVEFYALLSFIISILAVVNIPGYGV; encoded by the coding sequence ATGATTGATATGTTAGGATTGTTTTTTGCCTTGGCCGGATCGGCCATCGCCGTGATTTTAGCCGGCATCGGATCGGCCAAGGGCGTCGGCATGGTGGCCGAAGCGTCGGCCGGCGTGGTGGTGGAGGACGCCTCCAAATTCACAAAGCTGCTGATTTTACAGGTGCTGCCCGGTACACAGGGCCTGTACGGATTCGTGGTATCCATCATGATCCTTCTGAACCTCAACGCTGAAATGTCTTTCCTCACGGGACTTCTCTATTTTATCGCCGCACTGCCCATCGCATTCGGCGGACTGTTCTCGGCCATCGCCCAGGCGCGTGTGGCCACCTCAGGCGTCAACATCATCGCCAAAAAGCCCAATGAATCGGGCAAGGCCATCACCTCGGCGGCGTTGGTGGAATTCTATGCGCTGCTGTCCTTCATCATTTCCATCTTGGCTGTGGTCAACATCCCGGGTTACGGCGTATAA
- a CDS encoding V-type ATP synthase subunit E has product MNGLDSIVNKILEEAKGEADAILADAQKQADEMLGEADQEAQRQAAQRWESAEKKAESIRAAKVSAAHLSGRERILAAKGQAIDQILNEARHSLMSLPEGQYFAMLKKLILAHVRPGEGEMLLSQEDKDRLPKRFLKEVNAEIEGGNLSLSEETAELGGGVILRYGGVEENCSLDALFRDRRETLQDRVAQVLFHV; this is encoded by the coding sequence ATGAACGGGCTGGATAGCATTGTCAACAAGATTTTAGAAGAAGCCAAGGGAGAGGCCGACGCCATATTGGCCGACGCCCAAAAACAAGCCGATGAGATGTTAGGGGAGGCCGATCAAGAGGCGCAAAGACAGGCGGCCCAGAGATGGGAATCGGCTGAGAAAAAAGCTGAATCCATCCGAGCTGCAAAGGTGTCGGCCGCCCATTTAAGTGGACGGGAACGTATCCTGGCCGCCAAAGGTCAGGCCATCGACCAGATTTTAAATGAGGCCAGACACAGCCTGATGTCCTTGCCGGAGGGGCAGTATTTCGCCATGCTGAAAAAGCTGATCCTGGCCCATGTACGGCCGGGAGAAGGGGAGATGCTGCTGTCCCAGGAGGATAAGGACCGTCTGCCCAAGCGCTTTTTGAAGGAAGTGAACGCCGAGATCGAAGGAGGGAACTTGTCCCTCAGCGAAGAGACGGCCGAACTTGGCGGCGGCGTGATCCTGCGGTACGGCGGCGTGGAGGAAAACTGCTCTTTGGACGCCCTGTTCCGGGACCGCCGCGAGACGTTGCAGGACCGTGTGGCTCAGGTGCTGTTCCACGTATAA